A part of Aegilops tauschii subsp. strangulata cultivar AL8/78 chromosome 2, Aet v6.0, whole genome shotgun sequence genomic DNA contains:
- the LOC109781119 gene encoding uncharacterized protein, with amino-acid sequence MASTACFVIVSKNDIPIYEAEVGSAPKKEDLAYHHQFILHAALDVVQDLAWTTNAMFLRSVDRFNDLVVSVYVTAGHTRFMLLHDSRSEDGIKSFFQEVHELYIKIFLNPLYLPGSRIASSHFDTKVRALARKYL; translated from the exons ATGGCAAGTACAGCATGTTTCGTGATTGTAAGTAAGAATGACATCCCAATATATGAGGCAGAAGTTGGATCTGCACCAAAG AAAGAAGATCTGGCTTATCACCATCAGTTCATCCTACATGCTGCGTTAGATGTCGTTCAGGACCTAGCATGGACCACAAATGCAAT GTTCCTGAGGTCTGTTGATAGATTTAATGACCTTGTGGTGTCTGTTTATGTAACCGCCGGTCATACTAGATTCATGTTGCTTCACGATTCGCGCAGCGAGGATGGAATAAAAAGCTTTTTCCAAGAGGTCCATGAACTTTACATCAAG ATATTCCTCAACCCCCTGTACCTGCCCGGCTCTCGCATCGCGTCGTCTCATTTCGACACCAAGGTGAGGGCTCTGGCGAGGAAGTATCTGTAG
- the LOC109781114 gene encoding adenine phosphoribosyltransferase 2 encodes MGEQGTSGSEGGGSMVEAQAPAKKGDGRAADPRLQGISDAIRVVPHFPKPGIMFNDITALLLRPGVFKDAVDMFVERYRGMGIAAVAGIEARGFIFGPAIALAIGAKFIPLRKPGKLPGEVISETYTLEYGTDCLEMHVGAVEPGDRVVVVDDLVATGGTLSAAIKLLERAAADVVECACLIGLPKFKDFYKLDGKPVYILVESRK; translated from the exons ATGGGGGAGCAGGGCACCAGCGGCAGCGAGGGAGGCGGCAGCATGGTGGAGGCACAGGCGCCGGCCAAGAagggcgacggccgcgccgccgACCCGCGGCTCCAGGGCATTTCCGACGCCATCCGCGTCGTCCCGCACTTCCCCAAGCCAG GGATCATGTTCAACGACATCACGGCGCTGCTGCTGCGGCCGGGCGTGTTCAAGGACGCCGTGGACATGTTCGTGGAGCGCTACCGCGGCATGGGCATCGCGGCCGTCGCAG GCATTGAAGCAAGAGGATTCATATTTGGCCCGGCGATCGCGCTAGCCATCGGGGCCAAATTCATACCGCTGCGCAAACCCGGCAAACTCCCAG GTGAGGTGATTTCCGAGACTTATACACTCGAGTATGGGACGGATTGCTTGGAGATGCATGTTGGAGCCGTCGAGCCCGGCGAtcgtgtggtggtggtggatgatCTGGTTGCAACCGGTGGGACGCTTTCTGCAGCTATAAAACTTCTTG AACGTGCCGCAGCTGACGTTGTTGAGTGTGCATGCCTCATCGGACTCCCTAAGTTTAAG GATTTCTACAAGCTCGATGGAAAGCCAGTTTACATACTGGTGGAGTCCCGCAAATAA
- the LOC109781115 gene encoding uncharacterized protein, producing the protein MNSAAETDAGGYNGSPAAPVLVVERVVTVEYLEQSMSRGLLGKFPDSSAYDFDYCQSGIWSPVNKIPSESPASGSRDFLIAKLKRRARAGSRLKDAAGGGGSRSRWRRRRLRRDGSFLDLHDTGRAKLDLSPPLPSPAPTKEGWRRVLTAAIRKFKARHRRSRPAPLLQMMLPML; encoded by the exons ATGAACAGCGCGGCCGAGACGGACGCCGGCGGCTACAACGGCAGCCCGGCCGCCCCGGTGCTGGTGGTGGAGCGCGTGGTGACGGTGGAGTACCTTGAGCAGTCCATGTCGCGGGGCCTCCTCGGCAAGTTCCCCGACTCCTCCGCCTACGACTTCGACTACTGCCAGAGCGGCATCTGGTCCCCGGTCAACAAGATCCCGAGCGAGTCGCCGGCCTCCGGCTCCAGAGACTTCCTCATCGCCAAGCTGAAGCGCCGGGCGAGGGCCGGGAGCAGGCTCAAGGACGCTgccggcggaggcggcagcaggtcgaggtggcggcgccggcggctGCGGCGGGACGGCTCTTTCCTCGACCTCCACGACACCGGCAGGGCGAAGCTGGACTTGTCGCCGCCGCTGCCATCGCCTGCCCCCACCAAG GAGGGGTGGAGGAGGGTGCTCACGGCGGCCATCAGGAAGTTCAAGGCGCGGCACCGCCGGTCCCGGCCGGCTCCCCTGCTCCAGATGATGCTTCCAATGCTCTGA